TAAAATGGCCGGATAGGTTGACCGTGCAGCCATATCGAGGGCTTCCTCTCCATTAGAGGCAATGTCGACATGGCAAATGGCCTCAAGGGCTGCAGATATTAACTGACAATGAATTTCATTGTCCTCGACAAGTAAAATTAAATTATCTGCCGGAGAATAGCTATTCTCAATCTCCTGCACCTCTTCCCTATCTGGCGTGTTTCCTATATCAATTACCTTATCAAACATAGCACATTAT
This genomic interval from Williamwhitmania sp. contains the following:
- a CDS encoding response regulator; its protein translation is MFDKVIDIGNTPDREEVQEIENSYSPADNLILLVEDNEIHCQLISAALEAICHVDIASNGEEALDMAARSTYPAILMDINLGSGISGVETTQQIRRIPRYRITPIIAITGFLVNGDPDKLLTSGFSFYIEKPFPINHLRTVVSDILGLRGQC